One Persicobacter psychrovividus DNA window includes the following coding sequences:
- a CDS encoding TonB-dependent receptor produces MRQLYSTLILILFIFPTFAIAQEGVILNGIIYDAQTNTPVPFAHIIVDEQRNVITSDAVGAYNFTGQLNQLVTIQSIGYSSKTLRLEQNHQIYLEPQTTQLQEVVITAQEQEISRLNRPSKEITIAELQELPQFMGEVDIIKHVQMQSGVSQVSEGSSSFFVRGGSSDQNLILLDGVPVYEVSHLFGIISVFNPDILASSDLYNGGIPAQFGSRLSSVLDAKTTRPDLERFTMKGGIGVLASRLNVSTPIVKEKLAISMSARRSYIDLFQKKLGPPEAQKNFIHFSDLYGQILYQPTDKDKIHFSAYYGQDQFTSQENFAFSWGNQLMQISWEHYFNSGIFLRSGINHSRFGFQMDNPSDPQLAFLWENEVSKTQLFTELNWEFSKSSLQVGLQANYSHYKPGEVSPISTFSQFLEFNLPQYHNTEYSPYIQQQFQWNNVQLAMGVRASIFQHIGPWEDPKSNQSTAIKDLVPVHNYYHLSPRVNLHYQPANELDLFFTYQKMYQPVHQITNGTIPLPFNTWIPSFKDLAPQTATQITIGATQKISQGYELKVESFFKLMRNVSEFSDNAQTIGNPELIYDVRQGNGYGRGIEASLSKTSGKLKGQINYTYSRSSRTIEGVNQGKQYRTSFDRPHILNLWMSYKFNPQWSVGATFQYASGRPTTLPSGKYKFRGYSLNFFPQRNNYTMPDFHRLDLSATYRPKSNDKHRFKSSFSLSIYNTYNRKNLFTIFASQDRSGQPVFKQIYLFPVMPTLTYNFEF; encoded by the coding sequence ATGCGACAACTCTATTCTACATTAATATTAATTCTTTTCATTTTTCCCACTTTTGCCATTGCGCAAGAAGGTGTAATATTGAATGGAATTATCTATGATGCACAGACCAACACCCCTGTGCCCTTTGCACATATTATTGTAGATGAACAGCGGAATGTGATTACCTCAGATGCCGTTGGTGCTTACAACTTTACGGGTCAGCTGAATCAGCTTGTTACCATTCAAAGTATTGGCTACAGTTCAAAGACCCTCCGCCTGGAACAAAATCACCAGATATACCTTGAGCCACAGACGACCCAACTACAAGAGGTGGTGATTACCGCTCAAGAGCAGGAGATCAGTCGGCTAAATCGGCCAAGCAAAGAAATTACGATTGCAGAACTTCAGGAGCTTCCTCAGTTTATGGGAGAGGTGGACATCATTAAACATGTACAAATGCAATCGGGTGTTTCGCAGGTAAGTGAAGGCTCTTCAAGCTTCTTTGTACGGGGCGGAAGTTCCGATCAGAATTTGATTCTTCTCGATGGCGTACCCGTCTATGAGGTTTCTCACCTTTTTGGTATCATTTCGGTGTTCAATCCCGACATTCTGGCCTCTTCAGATCTTTACAATGGTGGTATTCCTGCACAGTTCGGCAGCCGTTTGTCATCGGTGCTTGACGCCAAAACCACTCGACCGGATTTAGAGCGTTTCACGATGAAAGGCGGGATTGGCGTTTTGGCTTCCCGACTCAATGTATCTACACCCATCGTTAAGGAAAAACTGGCCATCAGCATGAGTGCAAGACGTTCCTATATTGACTTGTTCCAGAAAAAATTAGGGCCTCCGGAAGCGCAAAAGAACTTTATTCATTTCTCAGACCTTTACGGGCAAATCCTCTATCAGCCTACAGATAAAGACAAGATTCACTTCTCCGCCTATTATGGGCAGGATCAGTTTACCTCTCAAGAAAATTTCGCCTTTTCATGGGGAAATCAATTGATGCAAATCAGCTGGGAGCATTATTTCAACAGTGGCATATTCTTACGTTCAGGGATCAACCATAGCCGTTTTGGTTTTCAAATGGATAATCCTTCAGACCCTCAACTCGCTTTCCTTTGGGAAAATGAAGTTTCAAAAACGCAATTGTTTACAGAATTGAATTGGGAGTTTTCTAAAAGCAGTTTACAGGTCGGCTTACAGGCCAATTACAGCCATTATAAACCCGGTGAAGTCAGCCCTATTTCGACCTTCAGCCAGTTTTTGGAGTTCAACCTGCCACAGTATCACAACACGGAATATTCACCATATATTCAGCAGCAGTTTCAGTGGAACAACGTGCAGCTCGCCATGGGCGTTAGAGCCTCCATTTTCCAGCACATTGGTCCCTGGGAAGATCCAAAAAGCAATCAGTCTACCGCAATTAAAGACTTGGTGCCAGTTCATAACTACTATCATCTTTCGCCACGGGTAAATTTACATTATCAGCCTGCCAATGAACTGGATTTGTTTTTTACTTATCAAAAAATGTATCAACCAGTACACCAGATCACCAACGGAACCATCCCATTGCCTTTCAATACCTGGATTCCAAGCTTTAAAGACCTTGCCCCTCAAACAGCAACACAGATTACCATTGGCGCAACACAGAAAATCAGCCAAGGCTATGAATTAAAAGTCGAAAGCTTTTTTAAGCTGATGAGGAATGTCAGTGAATTTTCCGACAACGCACAGACGATTGGAAATCCAGAATTGATTTATGATGTCAGACAAGGTAATGGATACGGCAGAGGCATAGAAGCAAGTTTGTCAAAAACCAGCGGAAAGCTAAAGGGGCAAATTAACTACACTTACTCTCGAAGCAGCAGAACAATCGAGGGGGTAAACCAGGGAAAACAATATCGGACTTCTTTCGACAGACCGCATATTTTAAACCTGTGGATGAGCTATAAATTTAACCCACAGTGGAGTGTCGGCGCTACTTTTCAGTATGCCTCGGGGCGTCCAACGACCCTGCCATCAGGGAAATACAAATTCAGAGGTTACAGCCTGAATTTCTTCCCGCAAAGGAACAACTACACGATGCCAGACTTTCATCGTCTGGATCTTTCGGCCACCTATCGACCAAAATCCAACGATAAACACCGATTCAAAAGTTCTTTCAGTTTATCGATTTACAATACCTATAATCGCAAAAATCTCTTTACCATTTTTGCTTCCCAGGACAGAAGCGGCCAACCAGTATTCAAGCAAATTTATTTGTTCCCTGTAATGCCTACTTTAACCTATAATTTTGAATTCTAA
- a CDS encoding DUF4249 family protein encodes MRYLYLIILPALLTLFSCEEIIDIDIPLEQNVPIIEGLISTQENESYFKLKYAYNFYEDEDSVPFIKDAQIVVKEVHQGRIQEYPFVWDEDLERYIIDYEGTFTGKVGAEYQMYILWQGKEYIARDKMPTNDVKVTLRTEVNQHRLNALINFQGSGFGDGRIFDLFVNFNEPADERNYYQIHFPTSANGVKTSIIYLYDDQLFSSSLKDFQAPQTYTPNSRATIDVYSYSEETFAFFKDVQGGINNPGGLFSAIPSNPQTNIQSNSETLGYFLVANVVSESIVAEADSVTLELYNQAIEGYEAP; translated from the coding sequence ATGAGATACTTATACCTGATCATTTTACCCGCTTTGTTAACCCTGTTTTCCTGTGAAGAAATTATTGATATCGATATTCCTCTGGAACAAAATGTACCCATTATTGAAGGTTTGATTTCTACACAGGAGAATGAATCCTACTTTAAACTGAAGTATGCCTACAACTTTTACGAGGATGAAGACAGTGTGCCATTCATTAAAGATGCGCAGATTGTTGTAAAAGAGGTGCATCAGGGGCGTATTCAAGAATACCCATTTGTTTGGGACGAGGATTTGGAGCGTTATATTATCGATTACGAGGGGACGTTTACAGGTAAAGTGGGTGCGGAATACCAAATGTATATTCTGTGGCAGGGAAAGGAATATATCGCACGGGATAAAATGCCTACCAATGATGTAAAAGTAACCCTGAGAACGGAGGTGAACCAGCACCGCCTGAATGCCCTAATCAATTTTCAGGGTAGTGGCTTTGGCGATGGCCGTATATTTGATTTGTTTGTAAATTTCAATGAGCCAGCAGATGAACGAAATTACTATCAGATTCACTTCCCGACAAGTGCCAATGGAGTAAAAACATCTATCATCTATTTATATGACGATCAGCTTTTCTCTTCTTCCCTAAAGGATTTTCAGGCGCCACAGACCTACACGCCGAATTCCAGGGCAACTATTGATGTATATTCCTATTCAGAAGAAACCTTTGCTTTTTTCAAGGATGTACAGGGAGGGATCAACAATCCTGGAGGGCTATTTTCAGCCATCCCCTCCAATCCACAAACCAATATTCAGTCTAACAGCGAAACCCTTGGCTATTTTTTGGTGGCCAATGTTGTTTCTGAAAGCATTGTTGCGGAAGCCGACTCCGTGACACTCGAATTATATAATCAGGCGATTGAAGGCTACGAGGCACCATAA
- a CDS encoding OmpA family protein — MKFNLQRLGKNVNSTYHESAPLVAPDGKTLYFVRTNHPDNKKGENGGQDIWFSEMQADGFWGKAQHMKSPLNNRRFNEVMWISPTGQYLLVRGGNSKKEDGLAITTKTSSGWSSPKAITVKGYNKMKKGRFSGATMSSDMAVLILYFSEKPDDKFSDLYVSKRIGGTEYSAPLRLTNLNTRRDEFAPFLSLDDKTLYFASNRPGGNGGMDIYRSERLDDTFLRWSKPENVGPPVNTVGFDAYFSLDQEGKAYTTRTYPGTTGNSLDILGLLPKPPVLTLSGSITNEDDQMPLEASINVLNVHAKIDTFFYSNAGGFYEIAIPDGHKYDLKIAIGTKEYVSTTFKAPKIKQDSTMYFDFALKAPRKLAEVYGVVMNKKTNEPIEAEIKITGAEEFLTNSAAFDGGYSVEVAKEGTYEFSINIEGFIGLSVPVEIEKHHFDEGYPLDFYLTPLEVGTTVRLDNVFFDFDRASLKASSFEALDKVVQLMEKTPNLQIEIAGHTDNVGNNNYNKTLSRDRAAAVRAYLVEQGISDWRITSKGYGAEKPQVANDSDDNRAINRRVEFTILDI; from the coding sequence ATGAAATTCAACTTACAGCGGCTGGGAAAGAATGTAAATTCCACTTATCATGAGTCCGCTCCATTGGTGGCACCCGATGGAAAAACGCTGTATTTTGTCCGTACAAACCACCCTGATAACAAAAAAGGGGAAAATGGTGGACAGGACATCTGGTTCTCGGAAATGCAAGCGGATGGTTTTTGGGGCAAAGCCCAGCATATGAAGTCTCCGTTAAACAACAGAAGATTCAATGAAGTGATGTGGATTTCTCCCACAGGGCAATACCTGCTCGTTCGGGGTGGTAACAGTAAAAAAGAAGATGGTTTGGCCATTACCACCAAAACCTCCTCAGGTTGGAGCAGCCCAAAGGCGATCACGGTTAAAGGATACAACAAAATGAAAAAAGGCCGCTTTTCTGGTGCAACCATGAGTAGCGACATGGCCGTACTGATCTTGTATTTCAGTGAAAAGCCCGACGATAAATTCTCTGACCTTTATGTGAGTAAAAGAATTGGTGGCACGGAGTATTCCGCTCCTTTACGCCTGACCAACCTCAATACCCGTCGGGATGAATTTGCCCCTTTCCTTTCACTGGATGACAAAACCCTGTATTTTGCCTCCAACCGACCTGGCGGAAATGGCGGTATGGATATTTACCGATCAGAAAGATTGGATGATACCTTTTTGCGATGGTCGAAACCAGAAAATGTAGGTCCGCCAGTAAATACAGTTGGTTTTGACGCCTACTTCTCCCTCGATCAAGAAGGAAAAGCCTACACCACCAGAACTTACCCGGGCACTACGGGAAACTCGCTGGATATTCTTGGACTATTGCCAAAGCCTCCAGTATTGACCCTCTCAGGGTCGATTACCAATGAGGATGACCAGATGCCACTCGAGGCCTCCATCAATGTGCTCAACGTTCACGCTAAAATAGACACTTTCTTTTACAGCAATGCAGGAGGCTTTTATGAAATTGCCATTCCTGACGGCCATAAATACGATCTGAAAATTGCCATTGGCACTAAAGAATATGTTTCCACAACCTTTAAGGCGCCAAAAATCAAGCAGGACTCTACCATGTATTTTGATTTTGCGCTGAAAGCACCCCGAAAGCTTGCGGAAGTTTATGGCGTGGTCATGAATAAAAAAACCAACGAACCTATTGAAGCAGAGATAAAAATTACTGGCGCCGAGGAATTCCTGACCAACAGCGCTGCTTTTGATGGGGGCTACAGTGTTGAAGTCGCAAAAGAAGGCACTTATGAATTCAGCATCAACATAGAAGGTTTTATTGGGCTCTCCGTCCCTGTTGAAATTGAAAAACACCATTTTGACGAAGGCTACCCGCTTGATTTTTATCTTACGCCGCTTGAAGTAGGAACCACAGTCCGCCTGGACAATGTGTTCTTTGACTTTGACCGCGCAAGCCTGAAAGCATCCTCTTTCGAAGCTTTGGACAAAGTGGTACAGCTTATGGAAAAGACGCCAAATCTTCAGATTGAAATTGCAGGACATACCGATAATGTGGGAAATAACAACTACAATAAAACACTTTCCAGAGACCGAGCGGCAGCAGTACGGGCTTATTTGGTAGAACAGGGGATTAGTGACTGGCGAATTACCAGTAAAGGATACGGCGCAGAAAAACCTCAGGTGGCCAATGACTCCGATGACAATCGGGCGATCAATCGCCGTGTAGAGTTTACTATTTTAGATATTTAG
- a CDS encoding RNA-binding protein produces the protein MNIFVAKLGADTSSDSLRELFEQYGEVAFARVIFDRETGMSKRFGFVEMPNTPEAYMAIVETNELYFEGSNIVVKKAKPKEEMAPR, from the coding sequence ATGAACATTTTTGTTGCCAAATTAGGAGCTGACACATCCAGCGATTCCCTCCGTGAGCTTTTTGAACAATACGGCGAAGTGGCTTTTGCCCGTGTAATTTTTGACCGTGAGACAGGTATGTCTAAGCGATTCGGTTTTGTAGAAATGCCGAACACCCCAGAAGCTTATATGGCAATTGTTGAAACCAACGAGCTGTATTTTGAGGGGAGTAATATTGTGGTGAAAAAGGCAAAACCGAAAGAGGAAATGGCACCAAGATAG
- a CDS encoding cytochrome c: MKKYLFLGLSLLMLFSCDPEQTKTKQYVVNGQRLYMQYCTNCHQADGRGVGKLYPPLNGSDFLKDQAATICAIRYGLKGEIMVNGQLYDQPMPAMNTLKPLDIAEIATFISITWGGGSQRVTVDQVNEILSQCKPVD; the protein is encoded by the coding sequence ATGAAGAAGTATTTATTTTTAGGGCTGAGTTTGCTGATGTTGTTTTCCTGCGATCCCGAACAGACCAAGACCAAACAATATGTGGTTAATGGGCAGCGCCTGTATATGCAGTATTGTACCAATTGCCATCAGGCGGATGGCCGTGGAGTGGGCAAGCTTTATCCGCCATTGAATGGGTCAGATTTTTTAAAGGATCAAGCGGCAACCATCTGCGCAATCAGGTATGGGCTTAAAGGCGAAATTATGGTGAATGGCCAGTTATACGACCAGCCAATGCCCGCAATGAATACCTTGAAGCCGTTGGATATTGCTGAGATTGCGACCTTCATCAGCATCACTTGGGGGGGCGGATCGCAGCGAGTAACCGTGGATCAGGTCAATGAGATTTTAAGTCAGTGTAAGCCTGTGGATTAA
- a CDS encoding SelT/SelW/SelH family protein — MKKPQITIKYCTQCKWLLRAGWMAQELLQTFETDLEGVQLMPATGGTYEILIDDQLIFSFKVSRRFPQPKEIKKLIRDHIDPDRDLGHNDR, encoded by the coding sequence TTGAAGAAACCACAAATAACGATCAAGTACTGTACGCAATGTAAATGGCTATTACGCGCAGGGTGGATGGCGCAAGAGTTGTTGCAAACCTTTGAAACGGACCTCGAGGGGGTGCAGCTGATGCCTGCGACGGGGGGCACTTATGAAATTTTGATTGACGATCAACTGATATTCAGCTTTAAGGTATCCCGAAGATTTCCACAACCGAAAGAGATTAAAAAATTGATCCGAGATCATATCGATCCAGATCGTGATTTAGGGCATAATGATCGATAA
- a CDS encoding DUF1272 domain-containing protein: protein MEIRPNCENCNKPLPYDSEEAMICTFDCTFCADCVTGILEDVCPNCGGNFERRPIRPKSLLKKYPISKKAVLNPIKKATFEEKKRQLKPIAPADR from the coding sequence ATGGAAATAAGGCCAAACTGTGAAAACTGCAATAAACCCCTGCCCTACGACAGCGAGGAAGCGATGATTTGCACCTTCGACTGCACCTTTTGTGCCGATTGTGTAACAGGAATCCTTGAGGATGTTTGCCCTAATTGTGGCGGCAATTTTGAACGTCGACCCATACGTCCGAAATCACTGTTAAAAAAATATCCCATCAGCAAAAAAGCCGTGTTAAATCCAATAAAAAAAGCCACATTTGAAGAAAAAAAACGACAACTCAAGCCTATCGCTCCCGCAGATCGTTAG
- a CDS encoding bifunctional GNAT family N-acetyltransferase/carbon-nitrogen hydrolase family protein has protein sequence MNIENIELQYLTLNDYQELKSAMIEAYASLPDAYWLEEHLKSLIDKFPEGQIVLKVNGQLAGCALSIIVDYSEFEDHHTYQQITGNYTFNTHRPDGNVLYGIDVFIKSEYRGLRLGRRLYDYRKELCERLNLRSIAFGGRIPNYHKYAEEISPKEYIEKVKRKEIHDPVLNFQISNDFHPSKVLKKYLDGDTDSNEFAVLMEWDNIYYQKPNKQASQQKTVIRLGLIQWQMRPYNNLEELMQQAEFFVDAVSSYRSDFALFPEFFNAPLMAGNNHLPESEAIRELSKYTDRIVSKFSELAVAYNINIITGSMPEIVDDLLYNVGYLCRRDGSTDRYEKLHVTPDEAKVWGMQGGRELKTFDTDCGKIGVLICYDTEFPELGRLLADEGMDILFVPFLTDTQNGYSRVRHCAQARAIENECYVAIAGSVGNLPKVHNMDIQYAQSTVFTPCDFSFPANGIKAEATANTEMILIADVDLGLLRELNQFGSVKNLQDRRKDLFVLKKKK, from the coding sequence ATGAACATTGAGAACATAGAACTGCAATACCTGACCCTGAACGATTATCAGGAATTGAAGTCGGCAATGATCGAGGCATACGCCTCCTTGCCTGATGCCTATTGGCTCGAAGAGCACTTGAAATCACTGATTGACAAATTTCCTGAAGGACAAATTGTACTGAAGGTGAATGGTCAGTTAGCGGGTTGTGCCCTCTCGATCATCGTTGATTATTCCGAATTCGAGGATCATCATACTTATCAGCAAATCACAGGAAATTACACTTTCAACACCCACCGACCTGACGGAAATGTGCTCTATGGTATTGATGTATTCATTAAATCAGAATATCGTGGCCTCCGACTTGGCCGACGCCTTTACGATTACCGCAAGGAGCTTTGTGAAAGGCTGAATCTGCGGAGCATCGCCTTTGGCGGACGGATCCCCAATTACCATAAATATGCTGAAGAAATCAGCCCTAAAGAATACATCGAAAAGGTGAAAAGAAAGGAAATTCATGACCCTGTACTGAATTTTCAGATTTCGAATGATTTCCACCCCTCCAAAGTATTGAAAAAATACCTTGATGGCGACACCGACTCCAATGAGTTCGCCGTGCTTATGGAGTGGGACAATATCTATTACCAAAAGCCCAACAAGCAGGCTTCCCAACAGAAGACCGTCATTCGACTGGGACTGATTCAGTGGCAAATGCGCCCCTACAATAATCTGGAAGAATTGATGCAACAGGCCGAATTCTTCGTCGATGCCGTGTCAAGCTACAGGTCTGACTTTGCTCTATTTCCTGAGTTTTTCAATGCCCCACTGATGGCAGGTAACAACCACCTGCCAGAATCGGAGGCCATTCGCGAGCTTTCGAAATACACGGATCGGATTGTTTCAAAATTTTCGGAATTGGCAGTGGCTTACAACATCAATATTATTACGGGCAGCATGCCAGAAATTGTTGATGATTTGCTCTATAATGTTGGCTATTTGTGCCGTCGGGATGGATCTACGGATCGATATGAAAAATTACACGTTACCCCTGACGAAGCGAAAGTGTGGGGAATGCAGGGCGGACGTGAGCTGAAAACCTTTGATACTGATTGTGGGAAAATTGGAGTACTGATCTGTTACGATACGGAATTCCCAGAGCTCGGCAGATTGCTTGCTGATGAAGGGATGGACATTTTGTTTGTCCCATTCCTGACCGACACCCAAAATGGTTACTCGCGGGTTCGCCATTGCGCACAGGCTCGGGCCATTGAAAACGAGTGCTATGTTGCCATTGCGGGCAGTGTCGGTAACTTGCCCAAGGTACACAATATGGATATTCAGTATGCACAATCGACCGTTTTTACCCCTTGCGATTTTTCATTTCCCGCAAACGGGATCAAGGCGGAAGCTACGGCAAATACCGAAATGATTCTCATTGCTGATGTGGATTTGGGTTTGCTCAGGGAGTTGAATCAGTTTGGAAGCGTAAAGAATCTGCAAGACCGCCGAAAGGATCTTTTTGTATTGAAAAAGAAAAAATAG
- a CDS encoding TetR/AcrR family transcriptional regulator, whose protein sequence is MGRNKGFDKAQVLEKAMEVFWTQGYHATSIQSLVDHLGVNRASLYATFDCKELLFQQAFELYQQQNVDQLPTILVKHEDVVEGFRSLFSMVIDDIITDPQHKGCFVVNVTTELSNADEVIRGLLQENASKVEAHFTTYIERGKQNGSVTSTVPAATLAHLILTYFNGLRVVGKTAEEAMPLRAGLEAFLGILRS, encoded by the coding sequence ATGGGGAGAAACAAGGGATTCGATAAGGCGCAGGTGCTTGAGAAAGCCATGGAGGTTTTTTGGACGCAGGGCTATCATGCAACGTCCATACAGTCATTGGTCGATCATTTGGGGGTGAATCGGGCAAGTCTTTATGCTACTTTTGACTGTAAGGAGCTGCTTTTTCAGCAGGCTTTTGAATTGTATCAACAGCAGAATGTCGATCAGCTGCCGACGATTTTGGTCAAGCATGAGGATGTGGTGGAGGGCTTTCGGTCGCTGTTCAGTATGGTGATTGATGATATCATCACCGACCCGCAACACAAGGGCTGTTTTGTGGTCAATGTTACAACCGAACTCTCTAATGCTGATGAGGTCATTCGTGGTCTTTTGCAGGAAAATGCATCGAAGGTGGAGGCACATTTTACCACCTATATTGAGCGAGGGAAACAGAATGGGTCGGTAACATCAACGGTGCCTGCGGCGACTTTGGCACATTTGATCCTGACCTATTTCAATGGCTTGCGGGTGGTCGGCAAAACCGCCGAGGAAGCCATGCCGCTGCGTGCGGGCTTGGAGGCATTTTTAGGAATATTGCGGTCGTAG
- a CDS encoding class I SAM-dependent methyltransferase, whose translation MKDFWNERYRQAAYAYGTSPNVFLKSALAEIQGDTLLLPAEGEGRNAVHAALQGWQVRAFDWSSAAKDKAEQLAQRHGVQLHYEVGDLSALNFHGQQFDALGLIYAHFSADQRQEYFRSLGQLVRLGGQLIFEGFSSNHLQYQEMNPKVGGPKDPSMLFSVEEMRADFPAFDFSLLEEVTVDLQEGAGHIGRGSVIRGIAKRIR comes from the coding sequence ATGAAAGATTTTTGGAACGAACGATACCGTCAGGCCGCTTATGCTTATGGGACCTCTCCCAATGTTTTTTTAAAATCAGCATTGGCAGAAATACAAGGGGACACGCTTTTGTTGCCTGCAGAGGGCGAGGGGCGAAATGCTGTTCATGCCGCCTTGCAGGGTTGGCAGGTGAGGGCTTTTGACTGGAGTTCGGCAGCAAAGGACAAAGCGGAACAGCTTGCCCAACGCCATGGGGTTCAGCTTCATTATGAAGTCGGCGATTTATCGGCTTTAAATTTCCACGGACAGCAGTTCGATGCGCTGGGATTGATTTATGCGCATTTTTCTGCGGATCAACGGCAGGAATATTTCAGGAGCCTTGGTCAGTTGGTGCGCCTTGGTGGGCAGTTGATTTTTGAGGGGTTCAGCAGTAATCACCTTCAGTATCAGGAAATGAACCCGAAGGTTGGAGGGCCGAAAGACCCGTCAATGCTCTTTTCAGTAGAAGAAATGAGGGCTGATTTTCCTGCTTTTGATTTCAGTTTGCTCGAAGAAGTGACCGTTGATTTACAGGAAGGGGCAGGACATATCGGCAGAGGGTCGGTGATTCGGGGCATTGCAAAAAGAATACGATAG
- a CDS encoding SDR family NAD(P)-dependent oxidoreductase has protein sequence MSKLAEKIAVVTGGNSGIGYATAEEFKAEGATVIITGRSEEKVQKAAADLGVVGKVADVTSLAAIDQLVSEVKEEFGHVDVLFVNAGIFQPAPVGQVSEELFDHQMATNFKGAVFTIEKFLPLIKDGGSIINLSSVNAYAGMPNTSIYSASKAALNSYTRTAAIELASRKIRVNAVNPGPISTPIFEKTGMDEAQISGFAEQLQKRIPLNDFGKPEEVAHLVTFLASDAASFITGGEYNVDGGININPILL, from the coding sequence ATGAGTAAGTTAGCGGAAAAGATTGCAGTCGTTACAGGTGGGAACAGTGGTATTGGCTATGCCACAGCGGAGGAGTTTAAGGCTGAAGGCGCAACGGTGATCATCACTGGGCGATCAGAGGAGAAAGTACAAAAAGCCGCAGCGGATTTGGGTGTCGTGGGGAAGGTGGCAGATGTAACATCACTGGCCGCGATTGATCAGTTGGTATCAGAGGTTAAAGAAGAATTTGGGCATGTGGACGTGCTGTTTGTTAATGCGGGGATTTTTCAGCCTGCTCCTGTGGGGCAAGTCAGTGAGGAGCTTTTCGATCATCAGATGGCGACCAATTTTAAGGGTGCCGTTTTTACTATTGAAAAATTTTTGCCACTGATAAAAGATGGCGGATCAATCATTAACCTGTCGTCGGTAAATGCTTATGCGGGCATGCCGAACACCTCGATTTATTCAGCTTCAAAAGCAGCGCTGAATTCTTACACAAGAACAGCGGCTATTGAGCTTGCCAGTCGGAAAATCAGGGTTAATGCCGTGAATCCTGGGCCGATCAGTACGCCAATATTTGAGAAAACAGGTATGGATGAGGCGCAAATCAGTGGGTTCGCTGAGCAACTACAGAAGCGGATTCCGCTGAATGATTTTGGCAAGCCTGAAGAAGTAGCGCATTTGGTGACTTTCCTGGCCTCGGATGCGGCCTCATTTATTACAGGTGGGGAGTATAATGTGGACGGAGGAATCAATATCAATCCTATTTTATTATAA
- a CDS encoding GNAT family N-acetyltransferase, producing the protein MQIKIDDLQGDAIKALLKEHHTDMYATSPKESVHTLGIDHLKSADITFFTAWEADQLLGCLAIKAHSEDQVELKSMRTSKVVRNKGVASQLLHHVLRFAKEKGFRHVHLETGTQDYFSAARQLYKKFQFTDCPPFGDYQPDPNSHFMYLDLQHFPVRENQ; encoded by the coding sequence ATGCAAATAAAAATCGACGACCTTCAAGGCGACGCCATCAAAGCTCTTCTGAAAGAACACCACACTGATATGTATGCCACCTCCCCAAAAGAAAGTGTACATACCTTGGGCATCGACCATCTCAAATCAGCAGACATCACCTTTTTTACCGCCTGGGAAGCGGATCAGTTATTGGGCTGTTTGGCGATCAAAGCACATTCTGAAGATCAGGTGGAATTAAAATCTATGCGTACTTCAAAAGTGGTCAGAAATAAAGGGGTGGCCAGTCAATTGTTACACCATGTTTTGAGGTTTGCCAAAGAAAAAGGCTTTAGACACGTGCATCTTGAAACGGGCACCCAGGATTACTTCAGTGCCGCACGACAGCTTTACAAAAAATTTCAGTTTACCGATTGCCCTCCCTTCGGTGATTATCAGCCCGACCCCAACAGTCATTTTATGTACCTGGACTTACAGCATTTTCCTGTAAGAGAAAACCAGTAG